One part of the Thermodesulfobacterium commune DSM 2178 genome encodes these proteins:
- a CDS encoding IS256 family transposase, protein MENLDLDLEKVLSEISKIESKEGIKMAAALLLNALMKKEREIFLRDSIDNKANGYYERQLACFLGNLGISVPRDRKSEFRPAILPPEWQKADESFQDFILNLVLQSYSPNKIKALLQSMKLPYSPEQIEEIKEELYNQAKELKTKELPENLFAMFIDAYHTQIKDTEANRIRKAVIYNIIGIDMEGRKNLLSYYIYFGSETKEDWLQILNDLIKRGVKRVMVIVSDDFPGLTQAIKALFPETDHQLCFVHMQRNINRNMSKQDAKKFYEELSIIKRIEEYERALNRFEELCKSYEKKYPAYIKGLLKKKEHYFVYKKYPEGVRRYIYTTNVVENINSRIELIRVNTGGYFQSIKTAEVAIYITVSRIQKTRWQKPLPLIKSALYELRQMFVKRFYKETQFS, encoded by the coding sequence TGAAATCTCAAAAATTGAATCAAAAGAGGGTATCAAAATGGCTGCTGCACTCCTCTTAAACGCTCTCATGAAAAAAGAAAGAGAAATATTCCTTAGAGATAGTATTGATAATAAAGCTAATGGTTACTATGAAAGACAACTTGCCTGTTTCTTAGGTAACCTTGGTATCTCTGTCCCAAGAGATAGAAAATCTGAATTCAGACCTGCTATTCTTCCTCCTGAATGGCAAAAAGCTGATGAATCCTTCCAGGACTTTATCCTTAACCTCGTTCTCCAAAGCTACTCCCCCAATAAAATCAAAGCCCTCTTGCAATCTATGAAACTCCCCTACTCCCCAGAACAAATAGAAGAAATTAAAGAAGAATTGTATAACCAAGCCAAAGAATTAAAAACCAAAGAATTGCCAGAAAATTTGTTTGCTATGTTTATAGACGCTTATCATACTCAGATAAAAGATACCGAAGCCAACAGAATCAGAAAAGCAGTTATTTATAATATCATCGGGATAGATATGGAGGGAAGAAAAAATTTACTTTCTTATTACATTTATTTTGGTTCAGAGACGAAGGAGGACTGGCTCCAGATACTTAATGATTTGATAAAGAGGGGAGTTAAGAGGGTTATGGTAATAGTGAGTGATGATTTTCCTGGCCTTACTCAAGCCATAAAAGCCCTCTTTCCTGAGACAGATCATCAGCTTTGTTTTGTACACATGCAAAGGAACATCAACAGGAACATGTCTAAGCAGGATGCTAAAAAATTTTATGAGGAGTTAAGCATTATAAAGAGGATAGAGGAGTATGAGAGGGCCTTAAATAGATTTGAGGAATTATGTAAGAGTTATGAGAAGAAGTATCCAGCTTATATAAAGGGACTTTTGAAAAAGAAGGAGCATTATTTTGTTTATAAGAAATATCCTGAGGGGGTGAGGAGGTATATATACACGACGAATGTGGTTGAGAATATAAATAGCAGGATAGAGCTGATAAGGGTAAATACAGGGGGATATTTTCAATCAATCAAGACAGCAGAGGTTGCGATATACATAACAGTAAGTCGGATTCAGAAAACGAGATGGCAAAAACCACTTCCTTTAATTAAGTCTGCTTTATACGAATTGAGGCAAATGTTTGTAAAGAGATTTTATAAGGAGACACAATTCTCTTGA
- a CDS encoding acyl-CoA thioesterase, with the protein MVSEITYRVIYGDTDSGKVMYYGNYLRVMEIARTEFIRNNAGISYKEIEEKYKLLLPVVEVYVRYKHPAFYDDLLVVATKIKELKPHKIIFEYTFKRQNLLVAEGYTVHVPINHQGKLIKFPEELFNLLKNLV; encoded by the coding sequence ATGGTAAGCGAAATAACCTATAGGGTAATCTATGGGGACACAGACAGTGGAAAGGTTATGTATTATGGCAACTATCTAAGGGTGATGGAAATAGCAAGAACAGAGTTTATCAGAAATAACGCAGGTATTAGTTATAAAGAGATAGAAGAAAAATACAAACTTTTACTTCCTGTAGTAGAAGTATATGTTAGGTATAAACATCCTGCTTTTTATGACGACCTTTTGGTGGTGGCAACCAAGATCAAAGAGCTAAAACCACACAAAATTATCTTTGAATACACCTTTAAAAGGCAAAACCTATTAGTAGCTGAAGGTTATACAGTTCATGTTCCCATCAACCATCAGGGTAAGCTTATAAAATTTCCAGAAGAGCTTTTCAACCTGCTTAAAAATTTAGTATAA
- the thiC gene encoding phosphomethylpyrimidine synthase ThiC: MTIKTLISKGIIPKEVKICAQVEGVSEEFLKEGILRGEIVVCKNKKSKIERPCAIGKGLRTKVNVNIGTSKDRPYVEEELKKLEIALKYGADTVMDLSTGGDLDEIRKVIRANCPIPLGTVPIYQAAIEAVEKHHKSIVEMTVDEMFKVIEKQAEDGVDFMTIHCGLTKAGIERLKIKPRVLGVVSRGGSFLVEWMVYNQKENPFYEHFDKLLEIAFEYDITLSLGDGLRPGCIADATDGAQIHELMILGELTLRAWEKGVQVMIEGPGHVPLDQIETNIKLQKRLCHGAPFYVLGPLPTDIAPGYDHLVGAIGGALAAYYGADFLCYLTPAEHLRLPTLEDVKEGLIASKIAAHVADLAKGIKGAWEWDLAMAKARAELDWEKQISLSIDQEKARRYRLEGGVSKSQACTMCGPYCAIKVFEHAFKLLKIRGGEG, from the coding sequence ATGACGATTAAAACCTTGATTAGTAAAGGTATAATTCCGAAAGAAGTTAAAATTTGTGCACAGGTGGAAGGGGTTAGTGAAGAATTTCTCAAAGAAGGTATTCTTAGGGGTGAGATAGTTGTGTGTAAAAATAAAAAGTCTAAGATAGAAAGACCCTGTGCTATAGGTAAAGGACTTAGAACTAAGGTAAACGTAAACATCGGTACTTCTAAGGATAGGCCTTATGTAGAAGAAGAGTTAAAAAAACTTGAGATAGCTTTAAAGTATGGTGCGGATACTGTGATGGACCTTTCTACAGGAGGAGATTTAGACGAGATAAGAAAGGTTATCAGAGCTAATTGTCCTATTCCTTTAGGTACAGTTCCTATCTATCAGGCGGCGATAGAAGCGGTAGAAAAGCATCATAAGTCGATTGTTGAGATGACGGTTGATGAGATGTTTAAGGTGATAGAAAAACAGGCAGAAGATGGTGTAGATTTTATGACCATTCATTGTGGTCTTACCAAGGCGGGTATAGAGAGGTTAAAAATTAAGCCTAGGGTGCTTGGAGTGGTATCCAGAGGAGGCTCTTTTTTAGTAGAATGGATGGTTTACAACCAAAAGGAGAATCCCTTTTATGAGCATTTTGATAAACTTCTTGAAATAGCCTTTGAATATGACATTACCCTGTCTTTAGGAGACGGGTTAAGACCTGGTTGTATTGCAGACGCTACAGATGGAGCTCAAATCCATGAGTTGATGATTTTGGGAGAGTTAACTCTAAGGGCCTGGGAAAAGGGTGTTCAGGTAATGATAGAAGGTCCTGGACATGTACCTTTAGACCAGATAGAGACCAACATAAAACTACAAAAAAGGCTTTGTCATGGTGCTCCTTTCTATGTGCTTGGCCCTCTTCCCACAGACATAGCCCCAGGTTATGACCATTTGGTAGGAGCTATAGGAGGGGCACTGGCTGCTTATTATGGGGCTGACTTTCTTTGTTATCTTACCCCTGCAGAACATCTAAGGCTTCCTACGTTAGAGGATGTAAAAGAAGGTTTGATAGCCTCAAAAATCGCTGCTCATGTAGCAGACCTGGCTAAGGGAATAAAAGGTGCATGGGAATGGGATTTGGCTATGGCTAAGGCCAGGGCTGAGCTTGACTGGGAAAAACAGATTTCCCTTTCTATAGACCAGGAAAAGGCAAGGCGGTATAGGCTCGAAGGAGGGGTTTCTAAAAGTCAAGCTTGTACGATGTGTGGCCCCTACTGTGCTATAAAGGTCTTTGAACATGCCTTCAAACTCCTTAAAATCAGGGGAGGGGAAGGCTAA
- a CDS encoding vitamin K epoxide reductase family protein — protein sequence MRLIIEERKGYSQSTFFNQYLLLVVVFFGFVLNLYEVYLQFKNSSLCKTDACLMIHLFDRLGILNYLGVLVFAVVLGLTLLDLKIKSYALKRLRLFILGLCLVVEGYFIGFQAFFLQEYCQFCLVVALTIFLAFVLDVFSQKAFSWGFLGFSGFLALFTAVFLVNISLKPIFLDYPVVVYQQNCPNCKVVEEYVINNKIPVRFYEVSKVYALMRIAGIREVPTLLYREDNSLLVLVGKNTILNWLKENYPMLELSQGREFSKNLKEKDFTVNASTEKPQDKKEPVTKEKVVSTEKVSTEKSSTENATSLQKPSSLPFLPPKVGDKEGKGEACLIEKGCN from the coding sequence ATGAGGCTGATCATAGAAGAAAGAAAAGGTTACTCTCAGTCTACTTTTTTTAACCAATATCTTTTGCTAGTTGTAGTTTTTTTTGGTTTTGTTCTTAATTTATATGAAGTTTATCTGCAATTTAAAAACAGTTCTTTATGTAAAACGGACGCCTGTTTAATGATACATCTTTTCGATAGATTAGGGATTCTCAACTACTTAGGGGTTTTGGTGTTTGCTGTGGTGTTAGGGTTAACCCTTCTTGATTTAAAGATAAAATCTTATGCCCTAAAAAGGTTAAGACTCTTTATCTTAGGTCTTTGTTTGGTTGTGGAAGGGTATTTCATCGGTTTTCAGGCTTTTTTTCTTCAGGAATATTGTCAGTTTTGTTTGGTGGTAGCCTTGACCATTTTTTTAGCCTTTGTGTTAGACGTATTTTCTCAGAAAGCATTTAGCTGGGGGTTCTTAGGTTTTTCAGGGTTTTTAGCTCTTTTTACAGCAGTTTTTTTGGTTAATATAAGCCTTAAGCCCATCTTCTTAGATTATCCTGTGGTGGTCTATCAACAAAATTGTCCTAACTGTAAGGTGGTTGAAGAGTATGTTATTAATAACAAAATACCTGTAAGGTTTTATGAGGTATCTAAGGTTTATGCCTTGATGAGGATAGCAGGAATTCGAGAAGTCCCTACCCTTCTTTATAGAGAAGATAACTCCCTTTTGGTTTTGGTAGGTAAAAATACCATCCTCAACTGGCTAAAAGAAAATTATCCGATGTTGGAGCTCTCTCAGGGGAGAGAATTTTCTAAAAACTTGAAGGAAAAAGATTTCACCGTTAATGCCTCTACAGAAAAACCTCAAGATAAAAAAGAGCCTGTTACAAAGGAAAAAGTAGTCTCTACAGAAAAGGTTTCTACAGAAAAATCCTCTACAGAAAACGCCACATCTCTTCAAAAGCCTTCTTCTTTACCTTTCTTACCTCCCAAAGTGGGAGATAAAGAGGGTAAAGGAGAGGCCTGTCTTATCGAAAAAGGTTGTAATTAG
- a CDS encoding sensor domain-containing diguanylate cyclase: protein MKGLQRQIFYFSLGLSFFIMLTFVLLSSPVFYKYEFSKGDIFLQQRTHVLANYIEGFFSKFIVMIEYLSKDPKVIKAYKLSEKDKIEVLKHFYTFNQIDPTIKYIYAGYEDDSLLIYNYDTPEGYKSTERPWYKEAVRYSSKISEGVVYQEFGTKEWLVALGKALVDENHKIVGVVAIDTSLENLLKVFREKIGIYETAYSFVIKKDGTVLIHPDEKLLGKKMENLPLREFLSNPEGKVEFVQDGLTKIAYYKRLEILNWVLITVVDKAELLMPVLVIIGMSVMMIGSIAFSLGWFVSYWLTKHITSPINLLKENLLSISQGIEIPEEFRNYPKNEIGVIAKEIEKLASTELFKRKVELEKLTERLKVFAERDFLTQLFNRFKFIDELKKEINRYNRYQTSFSVILFDLDNFKVINDTYGHDRGDYVLKEVSRLIKENIRQTDLPARWGGEEFVILCPRTIKEEALVIAERIRQSIATYPFEEVGTLVKRIVSPYKISLQTFASIRIKQT from the coding sequence ATGAAAGGCTTACAGAGGCAAATTTTTTATTTTAGTTTGGGATTGAGTTTTTTTATTATGTTAACTTTTGTTCTCCTTAGCAGTCCTGTATTTTATAAGTACGAATTTTCTAAGGGAGATATTTTTCTTCAGCAAAGAACACATGTGTTAGCCAATTACATAGAGGGTTTTTTTTCTAAGTTTATCGTGATGATAGAATACCTGAGTAAAGATCCTAAGGTGATTAAGGCTTATAAACTTTCTGAAAAAGATAAAATTGAGGTATTAAAACATTTTTATACTTTTAATCAAATAGACCCTACCATTAAATATATCTATGCTGGGTATGAAGATGATTCTCTTTTGATATATAACTATGATACACCTGAGGGATACAAGTCAACTGAGAGGCCTTGGTATAAAGAGGCTGTAAGGTATTCTTCTAAGATTAGCGAGGGAGTGGTATATCAAGAGTTTGGGACTAAAGAATGGTTGGTAGCCTTAGGTAAGGCTCTGGTTGATGAAAACCACAAGATTGTAGGGGTTGTAGCCATAGATACCTCTTTAGAAAATTTATTAAAGGTTTTTAGAGAAAAAATAGGGATTTATGAGACAGCCTATAGCTTTGTGATTAAAAAGGATGGAACGGTTCTTATCCATCCAGATGAGAAACTTTTAGGTAAAAAGATGGAAAATCTACCTTTAAGAGAGTTTCTGTCTAATCCTGAAGGGAAGGTAGAGTTTGTTCAAGATGGTTTAACCAAGATAGCCTATTACAAAAGATTGGAAATTTTGAATTGGGTGCTTATAACGGTGGTAGACAAAGCCGAACTTTTGATGCCTGTTTTGGTTATCATAGGGATGTCTGTGATGATGATAGGTTCTATTGCTTTTAGTTTGGGGTGGTTTGTAAGTTATTGGCTGACTAAGCACATTACCTCACCGATTAACCTTCTTAAAGAAAATCTTTTAAGTATTTCTCAGGGGATTGAAATTCCCGAGGAGTTTAGAAACTATCCTAAAAATGAGATAGGTGTCATTGCTAAAGAGATAGAAAAACTTGCTTCAACCGAGCTTTTTAAGAGAAAAGTTGAGTTAGAAAAATTGACCGAGCGACTTAAGGTGTTTGCCGAAAGGGATTTTTTGACCCAACTTTTTAACCGGTTTAAGTTTATAGATGAACTTAAGAAGGAGATCAACCGTTATAATCGTTATCAGACCTCCTTTTCTGTTATACTTTTTGACCTCGATAATTTTAAAGTTATTAACGATACTTATGGGCATGATAGGGGAGATTATGTGTTAAAAGAGGTTTCCCGTTTGATAAAAGAAAACATCAGGCAAACCGATTTGCCAGCTCGATGGGGAGGAGAGGAGTTTGTAATCCTTTGTCCTAGGACTATTAAAGAAGAAGCTTTGGTTATAGCTGAAAGAATCAGACAGAGTATAGCGACCTACCCTTTTGAGGAAGTAGGGACACTTGTCAAGAGAATTGTGTCTCCTTATAAAATCTCTTTACAAACATTTGCCTCAATTCGTATAAAGCAGACTTAA
- a CDS encoding amylo-alpha-1,6-glucosidase encodes MLTELFERFTPDEWIVSNQKGGYALGSAFLANLRKYHGLLIAGYEKGKRIHLVSSAEEQVFFPSGLSYFLDTNFYRDTLFPEGFKLIKAFFFRPFPQFYFFCPESRDFFLKKEIKMHPLKNLVVISYENISSYPFRIIIRPKFSFRDHHRVTNKTEWEKEFVEVEVEDKTGMVVKGSFSIFVYLSNGSLTREELFYHQVFYPIEEIRGYEATEDLYAPFKIEVELKTKDCFKILFSDEPIKDLEKVLTEVERRYEGLPVLIPNKKESFSRNEYLRILKKMVEDFLLEDDIIAGFPWFYCWGRDTFIGLPAVFYLDGGKEKALKIFKNYAKRMVNGLIPNVIGDEQETNYNSVDASLWFGLRIFQFLETFPEVLNSLEGEILLLAVKEVIKNFCTNPDLPFLLDHKDGFIEIFPQTNKALTWMDVVLDGVPVTPRYGKPIEIQGLWYNLLKFAEKHLEKSFLENFRVSELISLQEKNFIRFFDGNAWADRLFNDEPVFEIRPNYIIALSLPFDITDKPSLLKGVELAKQELVTPFGLRSLSPKDPSFRRKYFGTQRMRDLAYHNGTVWVWLIYPYAEVLKKAYKEDKEGLKRELEGLVRVFREGICRGKMGSIPELYDGENPKHPKGAHAQFWSVAAVFLVEQMIEGLKV; translated from the coding sequence ATGTTAACAGAACTTTTTGAAAGGTTTACTCCTGATGAATGGATAGTTTCTAATCAAAAAGGAGGGTATGCGTTAGGTTCTGCCTTTTTAGCTAATCTGAGAAAGTATCATGGACTTCTGATCGCAGGTTATGAAAAAGGGAAAAGAATTCATCTGGTTAGTTCAGCTGAAGAACAGGTCTTTTTCCCTTCTGGATTAAGTTATTTTCTTGATACCAACTTTTATCGAGACACCCTTTTTCCAGAGGGATTCAAGCTAATAAAAGCTTTTTTCTTTAGACCTTTTCCTCAATTTTATTTTTTCTGTCCAGAAAGTAGGGATTTTTTCTTGAAAAAAGAAATCAAAATGCATCCTCTTAAAAACCTGGTAGTTATCTCTTATGAAAACATAAGCTCCTATCCTTTTCGAATAATAATAAGACCTAAGTTTAGTTTTAGAGACCATCACAGGGTTACCAACAAAACTGAATGGGAAAAGGAATTTGTAGAGGTCGAGGTAGAAGATAAAACAGGGATGGTAGTAAAAGGATCCTTCTCTATTTTTGTCTATCTTTCTAACGGTAGCTTAACCAGAGAAGAGCTATTTTATCATCAGGTGTTTTATCCTATAGAAGAAATAAGAGGATATGAGGCTACTGAAGACCTTTATGCCCCCTTTAAAATAGAAGTAGAACTAAAAACCAAGGACTGTTTTAAAATCCTTTTTTCTGATGAGCCTATAAAAGACTTAGAGAAGGTTTTGACAGAGGTTGAAAGAAGATACGAAGGACTACCTGTCCTCATCCCTAACAAAAAAGAGTCTTTTTCGCGAAACGAATACCTAAGGATTTTAAAAAAAATGGTGGAAGATTTTCTGCTTGAAGATGACATAATAGCAGGATTCCCCTGGTTTTATTGCTGGGGAAGGGACACCTTCATAGGTCTTCCTGCGGTTTTTTATTTAGACGGAGGTAAAGAGAAGGCTTTAAAGATTTTTAAAAACTATGCCAAAAGAATGGTTAACGGGCTTATACCAAACGTGATAGGAGACGAACAGGAAACCAACTATAATTCTGTGGATGCCTCTCTGTGGTTTGGTCTGAGGATTTTTCAGTTTTTGGAAACCTTTCCTGAAGTTCTGAACTCCTTGGAAGGAGAAATATTACTCTTAGCTGTAAAGGAAGTGATTAAAAACTTCTGCACCAACCCAGATCTCCCATTTTTACTGGACCATAAGGATGGATTTATCGAAATTTTTCCTCAAACCAACAAAGCCTTAACCTGGATGGATGTGGTCTTAGATGGAGTACCTGTAACCCCTCGGTATGGGAAACCCATAGAAATACAGGGTTTGTGGTATAACCTTTTAAAGTTTGCAGAAAAACATTTAGAAAAGTCTTTTTTAGAAAATTTTAGGGTCTCAGAACTGATCAGTTTACAGGAAAAAAACTTTATCAGATTTTTTGATGGTAACGCCTGGGCAGACAGGTTGTTTAACGATGAACCTGTTTTTGAAATCAGGCCTAACTATATTATCGCCCTTTCTTTGCCTTTTGACATCACAGACAAGCCATCTCTTCTTAAAGGAGTTGAACTGGCTAAACAAGAATTAGTTACTCCTTTTGGGTTAAGGAGTCTCTCACCCAAAGATCCCTCGTTTAGGAGAAAATACTTTGGAACTCAAAGGATGAGAGACCTTGCCTACCATAATGGGACAGTCTGGGTGTGGCTCATCTATCCTTATGCTGAAGTATTAAAAAAGGCTTATAAAGAAGACAAAGAAGGGCTTAAAAGGGAGCTTGAAGGATTGGTGAGAGTTTTTAGAGAAGGAATATGTAGAGGTAAAATGGGAAGTATTCCTGAGTTGTATGACGGCGAAAATCCTAAACATCCTAAAGGTGCCCATGCTCAATTTTGGTCTGTAGCAGCTGTTTTTTTGGTAGAACAGATGATAGAGGGGCTTAAAGTTTAG
- the pyrR gene encoding bifunctional pyr operon transcriptional regulator/uracil phosphoribosyltransferase PyrR, whose protein sequence is MNTAILSQKIKKVIAGPKKIQKLVEKLADQIIKKQPYLEKVVLIGIQTGGAPLANRLKNIILEKTNIELPVGYLDITLYRDDWTRITNYPKVKKTEIPFSIEDKIVILVDDVIYTGRTIRAAMDALIDIGRPKKIELAVLVDRGGREFPIEPTYKALTIKNIQYNEYVSVYLLETHGKDKIVLEVYE, encoded by the coding sequence ATGAATACTGCCATTTTATCTCAAAAAATTAAAAAAGTAATAGCAGGGCCTAAGAAAATTCAAAAACTTGTCGAAAAGCTTGCTGACCAAATCATAAAAAAGCAACCTTATTTAGAAAAAGTAGTTCTTATCGGTATTCAGACAGGGGGAGCCCCTTTAGCAAACAGGTTGAAAAATATTATCTTAGAAAAGACCAACATAGAACTTCCTGTAGGTTATTTAGATATAACCCTTTACCGAGACGATTGGACCAGGATTACCAACTATCCTAAGGTAAAAAAGACAGAGATCCCTTTTTCAATTGAAGATAAGATCGTTATCCTGGTAGATGATGTGATCTATACCGGAAGAACCATCAGAGCGGCGATGGATGCGTTGATAGACATAGGTAGACCAAAGAAAATAGAACTTGCTGTTTTGGTAGACCGCGGAGGTAGAGAATTCCCTATAGAGCCAACTTACAAAGCCCTTACCATAAAAAACATCCAGTATAACGAATATGTGTCTGTATACCTTCTTGAGACTCATGGAAAAGATAAGATCGTGTTAGAAGTCTATGAATAG
- the ychF gene encoding redox-regulated ATPase YchF → MNIGIVGLPNVGKSTIFNALAQTAKAEVANYPFCTIDPNVGIVNVPDPRLYEIARLEKSKKITPATIEFVDIAGLVKGASKGEGLGNQFLSHIRQVSAIAHVVRCFEDPDIVHVEGSIDPVRDAEIIELELILADLQTIERRLEKTAKLAKNDPKAKAELETLEKAKTLLENFKTLRPNLNLFSPEEKTFLEKVLCLLTVKPLMYIANISEDFLPEGKGNPYVAQLREKAQKEGTPLMVICGKIEQELVELTEEEKKEFLEALGLNEPGLHKLIRAGYKLLNLITFFTAGPKEARAWTIAKGTKAKEAAGEIHSDIERGFIAAEVINYTKYIEIGSFQKAKELGAVKLEGKDYVIEDGDIIYFRFNV, encoded by the coding sequence ATGAACATAGGTATAGTGGGATTGCCTAACGTAGGGAAGTCTACCATTTTTAATGCCTTGGCTCAAACAGCAAAAGCTGAGGTTGCTAACTATCCTTTTTGCACCATAGACCCTAACGTGGGGATAGTTAATGTGCCTGACCCAAGGCTATATGAGATAGCTCGGTTAGAAAAAAGCAAAAAAATCACCCCTGCTACCATAGAGTTTGTAGATATAGCAGGGCTGGTAAAAGGAGCCTCAAAAGGGGAAGGACTTGGCAACCAGTTTTTATCTCATATAAGGCAAGTTTCGGCTATAGCTCATGTGGTCAGATGTTTCGAAGACCCTGACATCGTACATGTAGAAGGTTCTATAGACCCTGTAAGAGACGCAGAAATCATAGAGTTAGAGCTTATCCTTGCAGACTTACAAACCATAGAAAGACGGTTAGAAAAAACTGCGAAGCTTGCTAAAAATGATCCAAAAGCTAAGGCTGAGCTTGAAACCTTAGAAAAGGCTAAAACTCTGTTAGAAAACTTTAAAACTCTAAGGCCTAACCTAAACCTTTTTTCTCCGGAAGAAAAAACCTTTTTAGAAAAGGTACTCTGTCTTTTAACGGTTAAACCTTTGATGTACATCGCTAATATCTCAGAAGATTTTCTCCCAGAAGGCAAAGGAAACCCTTATGTAGCGCAACTAAGAGAAAAAGCCCAAAAAGAAGGAACTCCCCTAATGGTCATCTGTGGGAAGATAGAACAAGAGCTCGTCGAACTTACCGAAGAAGAAAAAAAAGAATTTTTAGAGGCCTTAGGTCTAAACGAACCAGGGCTTCACAAACTAATAAGAGCAGGTTATAAACTTTTAAACCTTATCACCTTTTTTACCGCAGGACCTAAGGAAGCCAGAGCCTGGACCATAGCCAAGGGGACTAAAGCTAAAGAAGCTGCCGGAGAAATTCACTCTGACATAGAAAGAGGTTTTATCGCGGCTGAAGTCATTAACTATACAAAATATATAGAAATAGGGTCTTTCCAGAAAGCCAAAGAGTTAGGAGCTGTTAAACTCGAAGGAAAAGATTATGTCATAGAAGACGGAGACATCATATATTTTCGTTTTAATGTTTAA
- a CDS encoding glycosyltransferase family 4 protein translates to MKVLMLTWEYPPFIVGGLGMACYGLFKALAEKGVKIYMILPTKEKVFFEISSGWEADFPVAKSPHQRQLKPLPLKFYQIGYLAPEGAYLDTLRLFSYQPENTINFLEEKKPLTPISEKVLKRIENLLNKENHTLSRVQRYLQNVLEVAKHLEVDLIHAHDWMTYPAGLFLKHLLQKPLVAHVHATEFDRAIGYGHPVVHEIEYLGLNLADRVIAVSNYTAQVIKEHYKVPEEKIRVLYNAFTVYTKEPKKTKKFKCPVILFLGRLTPQKGPKIFLEIAKKILRQYPKKVRFLIAGAGEMERELMFEAASEGFGTQVLFTGFLTRQEVEEALSLADIVVMPSVSEPFGIVALEAMYFGCALIISKQSGASEILENAYKVDFWDVDKIVNIIVDLLKHPEKLKNLQQKVKEEVKKISWDIRAEELIKIYNELLIN, encoded by the coding sequence ATGAAAGTTTTGATGTTAACCTGGGAATATCCTCCGTTTATAGTAGGTGGGCTTGGAATGGCCTGTTACGGGCTTTTTAAAGCTTTAGCTGAAAAGGGAGTAAAAATCTATATGATTCTCCCTACCAAAGAAAAAGTGTTTTTTGAAATCTCTTCTGGGTGGGAGGCAGACTTTCCAGTAGCTAAGAGCCCTCACCAAAGGCAACTAAAGCCTTTACCTTTAAAGTTTTATCAAATAGGTTATTTAGCCCCCGAAGGGGCTTACTTAGACACCTTAAGACTGTTTTCTTATCAACCTGAAAACACCATAAACTTTTTGGAAGAAAAAAAGCCGTTAACTCCGATTTCTGAGAAAGTTTTAAAAAGGATAGAAAATCTACTTAATAAGGAGAATCACACCTTATCCCGGGTTCAAAGATACCTGCAAAATGTTTTAGAGGTTGCCAAACATTTAGAGGTTGACTTGATCCATGCTCATGATTGGATGACCTACCCTGCAGGACTCTTTCTTAAACACCTTCTCCAAAAACCTCTGGTTGCTCATGTGCATGCTACAGAGTTTGACAGAGCGATCGGATACGGACATCCTGTAGTCCATGAGATAGAATACCTGGGATTAAATTTAGCAGACCGAGTAATCGCTGTTTCTAACTACACCGCTCAGGTGATAAAAGAACATTACAAAGTACCTGAAGAAAAGATCCGGGTGTTATACAATGCTTTTACCGTTTATACCAAAGAACCCAAAAAGACAAAAAAATTTAAATGTCCTGTGATTTTATTTTTAGGAAGATTAACCCCTCAGAAGGGTCCCAAGATTTTTTTAGAAATAGCAAAAAAAATCCTTAGGCAATATCCTAAGAAAGTAAGGTTTTTGATCGCTGGTGCAGGAGAAATGGAAAGAGAACTTATGTTTGAAGCCGCAAGCGAAGGTTTTGGCACCCAGGTTTTGTTTACCGGTTTTCTTACCAGACAAGAAGTAGAAGAAGCCTTAAGTTTAGCAGACATAGTGGTTATGCCCTCGGTTTCTGAGCCCTTTGGGATCGTAGCCTTAGAAGCCATGTATTTTGGCTGTGCCCTTATCATTTCCAAACAATCAGGGGCTTCAGAAATCTTAGAAAACGCTTATAAAGTTGATTTTTGGGATGTTGACAAAATCGTAAACATCATCGTAGACCTCTTAAAACATCCAGAAAAACTAAAAAACCTTCAACAAAAAGTTAAAGAAGAAGTTAAAAAGATTTCCTGGGATATAAGAGCCGAAGAACTGATAAAAATCTATAACGAACTTTTGATAAACTAA